In a single window of the Elaeis guineensis isolate ETL-2024a chromosome 6, EG11, whole genome shotgun sequence genome:
- the LOC140858787 gene encoding uncharacterized protein, with amino-acid sequence MSLMNGVVKILSKVLSKRLANKLDSLISPNQSAFIKDRNIADIFAAAKEMVSQVHKSKEKGIIYKLDFKKAFDNVAWPFLLDLLIARGFSVRWRCWIQDIITTAKSSIIVNDVLNQILRLAASNKIIKGLKINFAKSTSVLGLGLTQIQRNHIATTLGSTTSEFPLRYLGIPLHYNKLKTPDWLPLIEKINKKLVTWKGIIKQLDELRRAFLWSGEERFKTGKCLLKWSQICRPKEYGEAYIALNKHQSWPINTATNVLAELQIFWRDLSAIQLSQYSDSIEGRWVSVNCGRRSSSPLGNTVFTYLVPILRVTPILS; translated from the exons ATGAGCCTTATGAATGGTGTTGTTAAGATCTTGTCTAAAGTTCTTTCAAAAAGACTAGCCAATAAGTTAGATAGTCTGATCTCGCCTAACCAGTCTGCATTCATAAAAGATCGGAACATTGCAGATATTTTTGCAGCAGCAAAAGAAATGGTATCGCAGGTGCACAAATCAAAAGAGAAAGGAATCATATACAAACTGGATTTCAAAAAAGCATTTGACAATGTAGCTTGGCCATTTTTGCTTGACCTACTCATTGCAAGAGGTTTCAGTGTTCGTTGGCGGTGTTGGATCCAGGATATTATCACCACAGCCAAGTCCTCTATCATTGTTAATG ATGTCTTAAACCAAATCTTAAGGCTGGCAGCAAGCAACAAAATCATTAAAG GGTTAAAGATCAACTTTGCCAAATCCACTAGCGTACTTGGGCTGGGGTTGACACAAATCCAGAGAAACCATATTGCTACCACCCTTGGAAGCACAACTTCGGAATTTCCTTTGAGATATCTAGGAATACCACTCCACTACAACAAGCTCAAGACACCAGACTGGTTACCACTTATTgagaaaatcaataaaaaattggtCACCTGGAAGG GGATTATCAAGCAACTAGATGAATTGCGTCGAGCCTTTCTGTGGAGCGGCGAAGAAAGATTCAAGACAGGCAAATGCCTACTCAAGTGGTCACAGATCTGTCGTCCGAAAGAATATGGAG AAGCCTATATCGCACTCAACAAACATCAGAGTTGGCCTATCAATACAGCAACAAATGTACTTGCAGAACTCCAGATATTCTGGCGAGACTTGTCAGCGATTCAGCTTTCCCAATACTCTGACTCAATAGAAGGCAGATG GGTGTCCGTCAATTGTGGGCGCAGAAGTTCCTCCCCTCTTGGCAATACAGTATTCACCTATCTCGTACCAATTCTCCGTGTTACACCAATTCTCTCGTAA